The following coding sequences are from one Spirochaeta lutea window:
- a CDS encoding DUF6657 family protein: MAMIKSALDLALERTKDIASDKASLRAKETKERGMRLFSQIYDSPDFDAAQEITKAPKEDQEQLRRGLFQTALTRLQLPQTEAALHDLPAVTRALIATGAEASAATQIMDQLQSLFDRYLQDRDQLYNAVVQQYTPVLRQKEQQLAQQTGRKVTLTPEQDPEFQKYFKQNLDQLEEQYQQMVDQARSQLQTLTGL, encoded by the coding sequence ATGGCAATGATAAAAAGCGCCCTCGATCTGGCCCTGGAACGAACCAAGGATATCGCCAGCGACAAAGCCTCCCTCAGGGCGAAAGAAACAAAAGAGCGGGGCATGCGGTTATTTTCCCAAATCTACGATTCCCCGGACTTCGACGCCGCTCAGGAAATCACCAAGGCCCCGAAAGAGGATCAGGAACAGCTGCGAAGAGGCCTGTTCCAAACCGCCCTGACCCGGCTCCAGCTTCCCCAGACCGAGGCGGCCCTCCATGACCTTCCCGCTGTAACCCGGGCCCTGATCGCCACTGGAGCGGAAGCCTCGGCGGCAACCCAGATCATGGATCAGCTCCAGAGCCTCTTTGACCGCTACCTCCAGGACCGTGACCAGCTCTACAACGCAGTGGTCCAGCAGTATACCCCGGTTCTCCGGCAGAAGGAGCAGCAGCTTGCCCAACAGACCGGCCGTAAGGTAACCCTAACCCCGGAACAGGACCCGGAGTTCCAGAAATACTTCAAACAAAACCTGGACCAACTGGAAGAACAGTACCAACAAATGGTGGATCAAGCCCGGAGCCAGCTTCAGACCCTCACCGGCCTGTAA
- a CDS encoding adenylate/guanylate cyclase domain-containing protein — translation MQTQSNHGHLKQGDRRNVTVLFTDLEDFTRLSQDLDPEETEQLMDTVFSSFEQIIRRHEGTVEKYIGDALVAVFGTPRIHEDDPVRAVHAALDFYQVVRRLNQGFTTHNQGLRFRTGIHTGLITTGKRGDHTVVTGHTMNIAARLQSAADPGTILVSEQTHQECGGEFAVSPPQEIKAKGISDLISARKILGRSPHSLKDERFFLGNTDLESEILTAYLRFDGTSPGGFLLEGEPGSGKTALAKHIISKLRAFPDFQAPILHARARKFRSRPFAVITDSIINTLHLSPDSAPEEITAALEHQYRIPQSSARAFPATLELHSKDKAPGDYLPMLTEIFRAILSTPTPGPYQPIIFVDNTDFIDPQSMAFFRFYIRQSQQFPFFLFTDRHPGEDICSLFPDIEVREVPPLGTVDAQALIQHLQDQYQLPLKHEDVQRILTSAGGNPLFLQSYIRYMAEHHEEQNPVEVPSTVQNVYLAELSTYNDDVRDLLKKLSVFNHSFSLADAQWMQTQTQGDPGLVTRALEFFLQQDIITQENDIYYFRHDVQKKAIYNSLLNYNKRILHRLIAARMRMQDHPHPVRLVHHLVRSEAYQEALDVLKTAPDRSVNLDFLPYLELMESTFQGDDLDTQLSIQFSRCAILFNNGRTKEADTIVQKILSTAISRQHLPSAARAYHLLTGYNAKSFRYNKASYCGMKALDFYRRSNPEHPAQGNLLHILVGMETARGSVNRAQELLDELDQTARDVPAIRFAADFARIEFLEIQGLYRDAQDRLAALPDTFQDSDVPLYKERFMASLAWNRLDLEQFLSVAPAIIQSPSQDAATRARLSARTAFARHSLLGFAPGDYLDQAAFYSLRTQNDFDLLSAEAGRSQVLACLGEYEKAEAVARETLSLALRHSAFHPAFTLLMVLLETAVIRGNQKEIEFYLIEAEHIHRQGMYLDPLDTIQYRYFRAIHLPAGCQPRPEEELQELWSRTLENLQGERGVEILLGMRNFAEIQKSLESRTRS, via the coding sequence ATGCAGACCCAAAGCAACCATGGGCATCTTAAACAGGGAGACCGGCGGAATGTCACCGTCCTGTTCACCGATCTGGAGGACTTCACCCGGCTCTCCCAGGACCTGGATCCAGAAGAAACCGAGCAACTCATGGATACGGTATTCTCCAGTTTCGAGCAGATCATCCGGCGACACGAAGGAACGGTTGAAAAATATATCGGCGACGCCCTGGTAGCAGTCTTCGGCACCCCCAGAATTCATGAGGACGACCCCGTACGGGCTGTACATGCAGCCCTGGATTTTTACCAGGTTGTACGCCGGCTGAACCAGGGCTTCACCACCCACAACCAGGGGCTGCGGTTCAGGACCGGAATTCACACCGGCCTCATCACCACGGGGAAGCGGGGTGATCACACCGTGGTGACCGGCCACACCATGAACATTGCCGCCCGATTACAGAGCGCCGCCGACCCGGGAACCATTCTGGTAAGCGAACAAACCCACCAGGAATGCGGCGGGGAGTTCGCCGTATCACCGCCCCAGGAGATCAAGGCCAAGGGCATCAGCGACCTGATCTCAGCCCGAAAGATTCTCGGGCGCAGCCCCCATTCCCTTAAAGATGAACGGTTCTTCCTCGGCAACACCGACCTGGAATCCGAGATTCTGACCGCATACCTTCGGTTTGACGGTACATCCCCCGGGGGATTTCTCCTGGAAGGAGAGCCCGGTTCGGGCAAAACGGCCCTGGCCAAACACATCATCAGTAAACTCAGGGCCTTCCCCGACTTCCAGGCCCCGATCCTCCACGCCCGGGCGCGCAAGTTCCGCAGCCGCCCCTTCGCCGTCATCACCGACAGCATCATCAACACCCTGCACCTCTCCCCGGACAGCGCCCCCGAAGAGATCACCGCCGCCCTGGAACACCAGTACAGGATCCCCCAATCCTCCGCCCGGGCTTTCCCCGCCACCCTGGAGCTGCATTCCAAGGACAAGGCGCCGGGGGACTACCTGCCCATGCTCACGGAAATCTTCCGGGCCATCCTCAGTACCCCGACCCCGGGGCCCTACCAGCCCATCATCTTCGTCGACAATACCGATTTCATTGATCCCCAAAGCATGGCGTTTTTCCGGTTCTACATCCGTCAAAGTCAGCAGTTTCCCTTCTTCCTCTTCACCGACCGCCACCCGGGGGAGGATATCTGCTCCCTCTTTCCCGACATCGAGGTCCGGGAGGTTCCGCCTCTGGGGACGGTGGACGCCCAGGCTCTGATTCAGCATCTTCAGGATCAATACCAGCTTCCTCTCAAACACGAAGATGTTCAGCGAATTCTGACCAGCGCCGGGGGCAATCCCCTGTTCCTCCAGAGCTACATCCGGTACATGGCGGAACACCACGAAGAACAGAATCCCGTGGAGGTACCGTCAACGGTACAGAACGTGTATCTGGCAGAGCTGAGCACCTATAACGATGATGTACGGGATTTGCTAAAGAAACTATCGGTGTTTAACCATTCCTTCTCCCTGGCTGATGCCCAGTGGATGCAAACCCAGACCCAGGGGGATCCCGGTTTAGTAACCCGGGCCCTGGAGTTCTTCCTCCAGCAGGATATCATCACCCAGGAAAACGACATCTACTACTTCCGCCACGATGTACAGAAAAAAGCGATATACAACAGTCTCCTAAACTACAACAAACGTATTCTGCACCGCCTCATCGCTGCCCGCATGAGAATGCAGGATCATCCCCATCCGGTCCGGCTGGTTCACCACCTTGTGAGGAGTGAAGCCTACCAGGAAGCCTTGGACGTACTAAAGACCGCTCCGGACCGCAGCGTGAACCTGGATTTTCTGCCCTATCTTGAACTCATGGAATCAACCTTCCAGGGGGATGATCTGGATACCCAGCTGAGCATCCAGTTCAGCCGTTGTGCTATTCTCTTTAATAACGGGCGCACCAAAGAGGCCGACACCATCGTACAAAAAATCCTCAGCACCGCTATATCCCGCCAGCATCTGCCCTCCGCAGCCCGGGCCTACCACCTGTTAACCGGGTATAATGCGAAAAGTTTCCGGTACAATAAGGCATCCTACTGCGGCATGAAGGCCTTGGATTTTTACCGCCGCAGCAACCCCGAGCACCCCGCCCAGGGAAACCTGCTTCACATTCTTGTGGGTATGGAAACCGCCCGGGGTTCTGTGAACCGGGCCCAGGAGCTCCTTGATGAGCTTGATCAAACCGCCCGGGATGTCCCAGCCATCCGGTTCGCCGCCGACTTCGCCCGGATAGAATTCCTTGAAATTCAGGGGCTGTACCGGGATGCCCAGGACCGTCTGGCTGCCCTGCCGGATACCTTCCAGGATTCGGATGTTCCCCTCTACAAGGAGCGGTTTATGGCGAGTCTGGCATGGAACCGTCTTGATCTGGAGCAGTTTCTGTCGGTAGCTCCGGCTATTATCCAATCTCCCAGCCAGGATGCAGCCACCCGGGCACGCCTCAGCGCCCGGACTGCCTTCGCCCGGCACTCCCTTCTGGGTTTCGCCCCGGGAGATTACCTCGACCAGGCAGCCTTCTACAGCCTTAGGACCCAAAACGATTTCGATCTGCTCAGCGCTGAAGCCGGACGGTCCCAGGTTCTGGCTTGTCTGGGAGAATACGAGAAGGCCGAGGCAGTCGCCCGGGAAACCCTCTCCCTGGCCCTGCGGCACTCGGCCTTCCACCCCGCCTTTACCCTGCTCATGGTGCTTCTGGAAACGGCCGTCATACGGGGAAATCAGAAGGAGATTGAGTTTTATCTGATTGAAGCAGAGCATATCCATCGCCAGGGCATGTACTTGGATCCCCTGGACACCATTCAGTACCGCTATTTCAGGGCCATCCACCTGCCTGCCGGCTGCCAGCCCAGGCCGGAGGAGGAGCTCCAGGAGCTATGGAGCCGTACCCTGGAAAACCTCCAGGGAGAGAGGGGCGTTGAAATCCTCCTGGGAATGAGAAATTTTGCAGAAATTCAGAAAAGTCTTGAAAGCCGTACCCGGTCATGA
- a CDS encoding Crp/Fnr family transcriptional regulator, which translates to MNDFEVLQGVPLFKALNPKYLKTIYKACTRRDFAPGEYLVEQGTQGVGLFIIESGLVKVIKTRTDGTIIDVAKHGPGEFIGEMSIIDGAPRSASVQALEATQCLVLSSWSFQSILEAHPEVALGILPMLAKRFRETNEALLKAQGE; encoded by the coding sequence ATGAACGACTTTGAAGTACTCCAGGGAGTACCACTTTTTAAGGCTCTGAACCCGAAATACCTCAAGACCATTTACAAGGCCTGTACCCGCCGGGATTTTGCACCCGGAGAGTACCTGGTAGAACAGGGAACCCAGGGAGTTGGGCTTTTCATCATCGAGAGCGGTTTGGTGAAGGTCATTAAAACCCGCACAGACGGAACCATCATTGATGTGGCAAAACACGGTCCCGGAGAGTTTATCGGGGAAATGAGCATTATTGACGGTGCTCCCCGGTCAGCAAGTGTCCAGGCTCTGGAGGCGACTCAATGTCTTGTACTCTCAAGCTGGAGCTTTCAGTCCATTCTGGAGGCCCATCCCGAGGTGGCCTTGGGAATCCTCCCCATGCTGGCTAAACGCTTTCGGGAGACCAACGAGGCGCTGCTCAAGGCCCAGGGTGAATAA
- a CDS encoding patatin-like phospholipase family protein: protein MLPGRTVRILSIDGGGIRGIIPALLLHHIKQNLEARGQEKPFARIFDLVAGTSTGGLIALGLTAPDTETPPASNLLSWLTRRRPEPKLGIMNLVDFYRKQGESIFPSRGFHRWRNLAQAFTEKYDTQALETIARDILGDLTLRQTLCPVLITAYDTTRMSMQLFRTTKARIDKKENFYLRDVLRATSAAPTYFEPHQLSPVDRPDLEYTMVDGAVFANNPALLAYYEAKRIFPLAKRFVIVSLGTGRQQRSYEYDQMQRWGFLDWINPLKGVPLLTMMNSAQNQLATYQLDRARDVDYIRLDRALEGCSARIDDASPRNIECLEEFVEKIIASSEPELTRIINLLKRA, encoded by the coding sequence ATGTTACCAGGAAGAACGGTTCGCATCCTGTCCATTGATGGCGGCGGTATCCGGGGCATTATTCCGGCCCTGCTTCTCCATCACATCAAACAGAATCTTGAGGCCCGGGGGCAGGAGAAACCCTTTGCCCGGATCTTCGACCTTGTCGCGGGCACCTCCACCGGGGGCTTGATCGCCCTGGGGCTCACGGCTCCGGATACCGAAACCCCTCCGGCATCAAACCTGCTCTCCTGGCTGACTCGCCGCCGCCCGGAACCGAAACTGGGCATCATGAACCTGGTGGATTTCTACCGGAAACAGGGAGAGTCTATCTTTCCCTCCCGGGGATTCCACCGCTGGAGGAACCTTGCCCAGGCGTTTACCGAAAAATACGATACCCAGGCACTAGAAACCATCGCCCGGGACATCCTGGGCGACCTTACCCTGCGTCAAACCCTCTGTCCTGTATTGATTACTGCCTACGACACCACCCGAATGTCCATGCAGCTTTTCCGGACCACCAAGGCCCGGATCGATAAGAAGGAAAACTTCTACCTCCGGGATGTTCTCCGGGCCACCAGCGCCGCTCCAACCTACTTCGAGCCCCACCAGCTCAGTCCGGTAGACCGGCCGGACCTGGAGTATACCATGGTGGACGGTGCGGTGTTTGCCAACAATCCCGCCCTCCTGGCCTACTACGAGGCGAAGCGGATTTTCCCCCTGGCAAAACGCTTTGTCATTGTATCCCTTGGAACGGGACGGCAGCAGCGCAGCTACGAGTACGACCAGATGCAGCGCTGGGGCTTCCTAGACTGGATCAACCCCCTGAAGGGCGTCCCCCTGCTCACCATGATGAACTCCGCCCAGAATCAGCTGGCCACCTACCAATTGGATCGTGCCAGGGATGTAGACTATATCCGCCTGGACCGCGCCCTGGAGGGCTGCAGCGCCCGGATTGACGATGCCAGCCCCCGAAATATCGAGTGCCTGGAAGAGTTTGTAGAAAAAATCATCGCCAGCTCCGAACCCGAGCTCACCCGCATAATCAACCTTCTTAAGCGAGCCTAG
- a CDS encoding S1C family serine protease — translation MVIYPRGRYGGRWFVFFGVFLMLGLSPLAGQTRDLRLIPGSPAQGSLEYTVTDMPSQRYRISIPSTAYGVRFSLSGARADLDLALFNENEELVVYSETERYNEELYLSRLNEPRIEPGVYWIEVSYQWNKPPAWEGRSRQLIPYTLTMDIIRPESRSMLQPGQPVHGSLEPGSGMMAAYEVTVPRGTRTLRIDLNGSQADADLYVFIGGLRADPYEAEYQSRSYSSTEWLVLDAQEDRTIRYGIMVLAAMDDVGADFTLEASLGDQAPARLLSYPALPRGDQFPGTANPGDLTRQLYATVELLDEFGGGSGCIVSPDGLILTNYHVVEASHLMGTEVLVSLSLDHRFPPQELFKAGVVAVDPARDIALLRITSGLYGQPLPDPLNLPYLSLGNPDDLTLGEELTFIGYPRVGSLGTRTTITLSRGVVSGFENRGDFGAIIKTDGEINAGNSGGAALNHRGDLVGMPTQVVRGSSEGRIAFVYPVSLLPEDWVTMITGSR, via the coding sequence ATGGTTATATACCCGAGGGGCCGGTACGGCGGTAGATGGTTTGTTTTTTTTGGGGTGTTTCTCATGCTTGGACTCTCCCCCCTGGCCGGGCAGACCCGGGATCTGCGCCTAATACCCGGAAGCCCAGCCCAGGGTAGCCTGGAGTATACCGTCACGGATATGCCCTCCCAGCGGTACCGGATCTCCATCCCGTCCACCGCCTACGGCGTGCGGTTTTCCCTCTCCGGCGCCCGGGCGGATCTGGATCTTGCCCTCTTTAACGAAAACGAGGAGCTGGTGGTCTATTCCGAGACAGAACGCTACAACGAAGAACTGTACCTGTCCCGGCTAAACGAGCCCCGGATTGAACCCGGGGTCTACTGGATTGAGGTCAGTTACCAGTGGAACAAGCCTCCCGCCTGGGAGGGGAGAAGCCGCCAGCTGATACCCTACACCCTTACCATGGATATCATCCGGCCGGAATCCCGATCGATGCTTCAGCCGGGCCAGCCGGTACACGGTTCACTGGAACCCGGATCGGGAATGATGGCTGCCTACGAGGTAACGGTGCCCCGGGGAACCCGGACCCTCCGTATCGACCTAAACGGATCCCAGGCCGACGCAGACCTCTACGTATTTATCGGGGGGCTGCGGGCGGATCCCTATGAGGCGGAATACCAGTCCCGCTCCTACAGTTCTACAGAATGGCTGGTACTAGACGCCCAGGAGGACCGGACCATCCGCTACGGAATCATGGTCTTGGCGGCCATGGATGATGTGGGGGCAGATTTTACCCTGGAAGCAAGCCTGGGGGATCAGGCGCCGGCCCGGTTGTTATCCTATCCGGCCCTTCCCCGAGGCGATCAGTTCCCGGGGACCGCCAACCCCGGAGACCTAACTCGGCAGCTCTACGCCACCGTTGAATTACTAGACGAGTTCGGAGGCGGTTCGGGGTGCATCGTATCTCCCGATGGGCTCATTCTTACCAACTACCACGTGGTTGAAGCCTCCCACCTCATGGGGACGGAGGTATTGGTCAGCCTCAGTCTGGACCACCGTTTTCCGCCCCAGGAACTGTTCAAAGCCGGGGTAGTGGCAGTCGATCCCGCCCGGGATATCGCCCTGCTGCGGATAACCTCGGGGCTCTACGGACAACCCCTGCCCGATCCCTTGAATCTACCCTACCTGAGTTTGGGCAACCCCGATGACCTAACCCTGGGGGAGGAGCTGACCTTCATCGGCTATCCCCGGGTGGGCAGTCTGGGTACCCGGACGACCATTACCCTGAGCCGGGGGGTGGTCAGCGGCTTTGAGAACCGGGGTGATTTTGGGGCCATCATCAAGACGGACGGCGAGATTAATGCGGGAAACTCCGGAGGGGCAGCCTTGAACCACCGGGGAGATCTGGTTGGGATGCCGACCCAGGTCGTGCGGGGCTCCTCCGAGGGGAGGATTGCCTTCGTCTATCCCGTTTCCCTGTTACCGGAGGATTGGGTTACCATGATCACCGGATCCAGGTAG
- the ndk gene encoding nucleoside-diphosphate kinase — protein sequence MSYQRTFAMLKPGVLQRRISGDIISRIDRKGLKILALKMMVIDKPLAERHYAEHQDKPFFTELVSYMTSGPVLAMVLAGEHAVHQLRVLCGPTNPDQAPPGTIRGDFSEIMNRNVIHASDSPESAEREIGLFFTDQEIHEYEDDNDKWIY from the coding sequence ATGTCATATCAACGGACCTTTGCCATGCTTAAACCAGGAGTGCTGCAGCGCAGGATTTCCGGCGATATAATTTCTCGGATTGATCGCAAAGGGTTGAAGATTCTTGCCCTAAAAATGATGGTGATTGACAAGCCCCTGGCAGAGCGGCATTACGCTGAACACCAGGATAAACCGTTTTTCACGGAGCTGGTTTCCTACATGACCAGTGGACCGGTGTTGGCGATGGTATTGGCGGGGGAACATGCTGTCCATCAGCTGCGGGTACTCTGCGGTCCTACCAATCCCGACCAGGCGCCTCCGGGGACTATCCGGGGGGATTTTTCGGAGATCATGAATAGAAACGTTATCCACGCATCGGACTCTCCCGAGAGTGCCGAGCGGGAAATAGGCCTCTTTTTTACAGACCAGGAAATACACGAATACGAGGACGATAATGATAAATGGATCTACTAA